A stretch of Brassica napus cultivar Da-Ae chromosome C6, Da-Ae, whole genome shotgun sequence DNA encodes these proteins:
- the LOC106446354 gene encoding protein DETOXIFICATION 9-like, whose protein sequence is MEDPLLVNYKKEEVDKIRWEKLKKVASMAAPMVVVNISQTLLQATSTMIVGHKSEISLAGIALASSIANVTGFSLLSGLASALETLCGQAFGARQYEKLGSYTFTSIVSLLIMCFPISLLWIFMKNLLLLFHQDPEISEIASVYCLWLIPALFGYSVLQSLIRYFQTQSLIFPMVLCFHVPVCWVLVYTLGLGTKGAALSISLSYWLNAVFLWFFMRRSQVCEGKCVFISMEAFGQMRTFFSLAVPSALMICLEWSAFEILILISGVLPNSKLETSVISMCVTSSSLHYNLASAIGAAASTNVANELGAGNLVAAKASAFVAIMIAAVESSSVSFALFMSSNIWGYAYSNVPEVIHYAAEITPVLCISIVMDSLSASLTGVVRGSGKQKTGAYVNIAAFYIIGIPIGLLFCFMLDFKVKGLWIGVLTGCTVQTITLFLITTFTKWTSMVTEVSTV, encoded by the exons ATGGAAGATCCATTACTGGTAAATTACAAGAAAGAAGAAGTAGATAAGATAAGATGGGAGAAGTTGAAGAAAGTGGCATCCATGGCGGCTCCCATGGTGGTGGTAAACATATCTCAAACCCTTCTTCAAGCCACTTCTACAATGATTGTTGGACACAAAAGCGAGATCTCTCTAGCTGGAATTGCTCTCGCCAGCTCCATCGCTAATGTAACCGGCTTCAGTCTCCTC TCTGGTCTAGCGAGCGCATTAGAAACATTATGTGGTCAAGCCTTTGGAGCTCGTCAGTACGAGAAACTCGGTTCCTATACTTTCACTTCCATTGTTTCTCTCCTCATCATGTGTTTCCCAATCTCTCTTTTATGGATTTTCATGAAGaatcttttgttgttgtttcatCAAGACCCCGAAATATCAGAGATAGCTTCTGTTTACTGCCTTTGGCTCATACCAGCTTTATTCGGATACTCTGTACTTCAGTCGTTGATTCGCTACTTCCAAACACAAAGCTTGATTTTTCCTATGGTTCTGTGTTTCCACGTGCCGGTTTGTTGGGTTTTGGTTTACACTTTAGGGCTTGGAACCAAAGGTGCAGCTTTATCTATTAGCCTTTCGTATTGGCTCAATGCGGTTTTCCTCTGGTTTTTCATGAGACGTTCTCAAGTCTGCGAaggaaaatgcgtttttataTCGATGGAAGCGTTTGGTCAGATGAGGACCTTCTTCTCCTTAGCGGTTCCTTCTGCTTTGATGATTTGTCTTGAATGGTCGGCTTTCGAAATTTTGATTCTAATTTCCGGAGTTTTACCCAACTCAAAGCTGGAGACATCTGTGATTTCCATGTG CGTGACATCATCTTCTTTGCACTACAATCTAGCATCTGCGATCGGTGCGGCCGCAAG CACAAATGTGGCCAACGAACTAGGAGCTGGAAACCTAGTCGCGGCTAAAGCTTCTGCGTTTGTTGCAATCATGATTGCAGCTGTTGAATCTTCTTCCGTAAGCTTTGCTCTGTTCATGTCAAGCAACATTTGGGGCTACGCTTATAGTAACGTCCCTGAAGTGATTCACTACGCTGCAGAAATCACACCGGTTCTCTGCATTTCCATTGTCATGGACAGCTTGTCAGCTTCACTAACCG GGGTTGTGAGAGGAAGTGGTAAGCAGAAGACGGGAGCTTACGTGAATATCGCTGCGTTTTATATCATTGGTATTCCAATTGGACTTCTGTTCTGCTTTATGCTTGACTTCAAAGTCAAAGGTCTCTGGATTGGAGTTCTCACTGGATGCACTGTGCAAACTATCACCTTGTTTCTCATTACTACATTCACAAAATGGACCAGTATGGTAACTGAGGTCTCGACCGTTTAA
- the LOC111210240 gene encoding protein DETOXIFICATION 7-like has translation MESGFSLAQREEEDYKNEKSAGMMMKKVSYMAAPMVAVSVSTYLLQVISMVMAGHLDELSLSSVAIATSLTNVTGFSLLVGFSGALETLCGQAFGAEQYRKIGSYTYSSMICLVLICFPISLLWVYMDKLLKLFHQDPLISELACRYSIWLIPALFGCALLQPMTRYFQSQGLVLPLFLSSFGALCFHIPLCWFLVYKLRFGIVGAALSIGVSLWFNVALLWVFMRDSALYRETNNLQPQEIFSSMKQYISLAIPSAMMICLEWWSFEILLLLSGLLPNSKLETSVMSICLTTSALHYVLVDAIGAAASTHVSNELGAGNPKAARAAANAALYLGAFDASFVCITLYSYRKTWAYIFSNEVEVAHYATKITPILCLSIFICSSTAVLSGIARGAGWQRIAGYASIGSYYLVGIPVGSILCFVAKLRGRGLWIGILLGCFSQTMVLALVTFFTNWEQEATKARDRVLEMTPKGNQETEIIKEDAQVLLSDISENV, from the exons ATGGAAAGCGGTTTCTCCTTGGcacagagagaagaagaagattacaaaaatgagaaatcTGCAGGAATGATGATGAAGAAAGTGAGCTACATGGCTGCTCCAATGGTGGCAGTTTCTGTTTCTACGTATCTCCTTCAAGTTATCTCCATGGTTATGGCCGGTCACTTGGacgagctctctctctccagcgTCGCTATTGCAACTTCTCTTACCAACGTCACTGGCTTCAGCCTCCTC GTTGGGTTTTCAGGTGCGTTAGAGACATTATGTGGTCAAGCTTTTGGAGCAGAGCAATATAGAAAAATTGGTTCATACACTTACAGCTCAATGATATGTCTTGTCTTGATTTGTTTCCCAATCTCTCTTCTTTGGGTTTATATGGACAAACTCTTGAAACTATTCCACCAAGATCCTCTCATCTCTGAATTAGCTTGTAGATACTCCATCTGGCTCATACCTGCTTTGTTCGGATGCGCTCTTCTTCAGCCTATGACTCGCTATTTCCAGTCACAAGGATTGGTTCTTCCTCTCTTCTTGAGCTCTTTTGGAGCTCTCTGTTTTCACATTCCCTTGTGTTGGTTTCTTGTCTATAAACTTAGATTTGGAATTGTTGGTGCCGCTTTGTCCATCGGTGTTTCGCTTTGGTTCAATGTAGCTTTGCTCTGGGTTTTTATGAGAGATTCTGCTCTGTATCGTGAAACCAATAATCTTCAGCCGCAAGAAATCTTCTCGAGCATGAAACAGTACATCTCTCTCGCGATTCCCTCTGCAATGATGATATG TTTGGAATGGTGGTCATTTGAGATTCTGTTACTATTGTCTGGACTCTTACCCAACTCAAAACTCGAAACATCGGTGATGTCCATATG CCTCACAACTTCAGCTCTGCATTACGTTTTAGTGGATGCAATAGGTGCAGCCGCAAG CACACATGTCTCAAACGAGCTAGGCGCTGGAAACCCAAAGGCAGCTCGAGCAGCGGCTAATGCTGCACTTTACCTTGGCGCTTTTGATGCTTCCTTTGTATGCATCACTCTTTACAGTTATCGAAAAACTTGGGCGTATATCTTTAGCAATGAGGTAGAAGTCGCTCACTATGCAACAAAAATCACACCGATTCTCTGCCTATCAATCTTTATCTGCAGCTCTACGGCCGTGCTCTCGG GGATTGCGAGAGGAGCAGGGTGGCAACGTATAGCAGGATATGCAAGCATAGGATCATATTATCTGGTTGGTATACCTGTGGGTTCAATCTTATGTTTTGTTGCGAAATTGAGAGGGAGAGGACTTTGGATTGGTATATTGTTAGGCTGCTTTTCCCAAACGATGGTTCTTGCTCTTGTCACTTTTTTCACCAATTGGGAGCAAGAG GCAACGAAGGCGAGGGATAGAGTATTGGAGATGACACCTAAAGGAAACCAAGAAACAGAAATCATAAAAGAGGATGCGCAAGTTCTACTAAGcgatatttcagaaaatgtgTAA